Sequence from the Methanococcoides sp. LMO-2 genome:
CCCAGCTTTTCCTCTGCGGTCTTGATGGACAACGGCATGACAACTGCAGAACTGGATGTAGAGAATGCAAGTAAAAGGACGTCCCTTACAGATCTCAGGAAATCAATGGGGCCTTTCCTTGAAATTATGAAGATTATCAGCAGATAAACGCCAAGCAATAACAGAAGCCCCAGAAGTACGGTCCCCACATAGACCAGCATCCCCACCAGCGCATCGAGACCGAGGTTCAGCGTGAACTTGCTGATGAGACCAAAGACCGCGAGCGGTGCAAGCAGCATGCTCCACCTGACAACCGTCATGGTCACTTCCTGGAGCGAACCCAGCAGGTCAAGCAGGGGTTTGGATTGTGCAGGAGCCATCGAAACCAGGGCAAGGCCGATGATGATAGAGAAGACCACCACCTGAAGCATCTGTCCGGTAACAAGTGATCCCAGCGGATTGGTTGGCAGTATATTTGTGACCAGCCCCGGAACATCTGCAATACCGGGAGTCGTGACGGTACCCTCGGTCACCTCCGGAATATCCGAGCCCATGGTCCCCTGGACCAGTTCGCTACTGATGTAATTGCCCGGACTGATGAGCAGAGCGAGGCTCAGGCCGATCAGTATGGCAAGTGCAGTGGTTGCAAGGAAGTATCCCACCGTACGCAACCCGACCATTTTCAGCTGCTCCATGTCCTCTCCCGAGGCAATACCCCTGATAATAGATGCAAAGACAAGGGGAACAACTATCATCTGCAATAGTGCCAGGAAAATGTATCCCGGCAATGCCAGCCATTCGCCTATAGTATAGGATATATCCGGACTTACGAAACCTGTCGAAGGTCCAAGTATAAGACCGACAATGATACCAAGGAACATTCCGATGAGTATCTTGAGCCACAGCCTGCCTTTGATCAGTGACTGAAGCTGGGAGCTAAGGTACTTCAATGAGCGAGGATGAATCAGGGAAAGTGGTTCAGGAATACGGTATCTGTTTGGCATGGTCAGGAATTGAATTACGTGGTCGGTGGTTTGAAATGCTGATTAAATTTACAAGCGGCAACCTGTCTTTTCACAGGTCCCTATGATAATAGTCGTCCTGTACGATTTAAAGTCTTTGAACGAAACTTGTATTGGATTTTCTTCAAAGGAATTCGAGGGTTCGTATAAGCTTAAACTTTTAAGTTGAAAATCCAAAGATTTAGTTACATCTCCTTTTTGTAGATATATTAAAGAGAGATTGTTAAGTAAAGATGAAACACCATTATCATAGTCTAACTTATAAGACAAATCTAACAGTTCAGTAAATTTACTTTCAGCACTATCAAGATCATGTTTTATGACATATATTTTACCAAGTATGGTTCCAATAAAAATCCACACTTCGGGAGGCAATGTTTCTCGCTTGTACATTTGCAAGAGATCAAACAAAGGAGTTACATACCCTTGTCTAAGCAGCAACTCACTTGTGTGTATTGTGATTAAAGCGGAATTTAAATCGTCTTCAGCGTTAAGCAAATGATATTGTAATTCGATTAACTCATTTGTTTGAACTACCTTTTTGGATAGATAATATTCAGCTGCTGAGTCGTGATATGACGCTTTATTTTCAATTAAAGAGTATGAAAGATTCTTGATAATAGGATGAGATGAATAGAGTTCGCCATTTTTTTCAATTAAGTGCTTACTGGATAATTTAAAGGAAGTTTCAGTTGTATTTGAAAATCCATGTGCGTTTATAGCGTCAATGTTGACGGCTGTTCTATAGACTGATAGTGCTTTTAAGAACTGTTTTTCTTCAGTTGACAAACCTAAAAATATTTCATTAAAGAGATAAGAAACAAGATTATCAGGTAGGATTAGAGCATGATTAAATAAGGAATCCAAATCCGGAACATTTTTTTCATATAAAGAAATCAGTTCAAGTGCAATAGGGTGTCCGGCAGTCAAATCATAAATCTTTGAAAAAGTATTTTCGTTAATATTACAACCCAAATTAGCTAATTTTTTCTTGCTACATGTATAATTTAGGCCTTTCAAATTGATTTGAAATATCATTCCAGAAGAAAGATCATGTTCTGTATAAAACTTACAAGATGGAAAAGGTCGAGAGATAACTACCAATATACTTTTTTTGAAGCGCCTCTTAAACTTTTCAAAAATAACTTTAATTTGATTATCTTTTATAGTATGGTAATCATCAAAAAACAGAATAAAATTCCCTTTTTCTAGGTCCTCAATTATACAGTCACTCAGAAAATTTAAATCACTATTTCCTTTACAGAGTAAATCGTGTGCTTTAGAGAAGTTATTTTGATGTAAAAATGAAGACAATTGACATAAAATAGTTTTAGCGGAATCTATTTCGTTGATTGTATACCAAAATATTTTTTCTCTAAATAATGTTGCTTAGCAATTTCAGTACCGAAATACGTTTTTCCAATTCCTGGTATTCCTTCTATGACAATGATTTTTGAGTCATGGTCTTTAATATTTTTAAAATATTCATCTCGTCCTAAAAAATGATGATTAGTAGGAATAGATTCTTTGTACTCACAACATTCAACATTATTGTTATTGAGCTTATCTAAAAACTCAGATAATCTTTTATCTTGTCTTTTTTTAATTGCTAAATTTGCAGAAGCAGATATGAAACCACCAATAAAAGGTACTGAACTTAGTGTTGTTGCAATAAATTGAACCTTATCTTCCATATCAGTGGAAATGGTATTATTAGTTGTTTTTTCCATTTGCTTGTATTTAATTTATTCAATACTAATAAATTTTATGACATAATGGCTATCATATTAGTAAAAGTAACAATCAGTTATTTTATCTTTTTTAAATCCAAACTTAGATTAGTGTGTCTTTTTACATTTGTCTTCCATGTCTCTTGGACTTGTCTCCTAAATATAGCATATGGGGATGAAGGAGACGCAGGTCTCCATCAAAATTAGCTATTTGCAACAAGCTTTTCCCACTTATCCAAACGTTCTTTATTATGAGAATTAAGCGTAAAAGGCTTGTCTGCTTTGGCATTCTGTTTCATGTAATGCAAAGTACCCTTAGAAAATCCCATCTTCTTCCATTCAGTATAAGGCATTTCAATGATCTTCTTCCTCAACAGATCAGTATCATCCCTTTTTCCAA
This genomic interval carries:
- a CDS encoding dicarboxylate/amino acid:cation symporter, whose amino-acid sequence is MPNRYRIPEPLSLIHPRSLKYLSSQLQSLIKGRLWLKILIGMFLGIIVGLILGPSTGFVSPDISYTIGEWLALPGYIFLALLQMIVVPLVFASIIRGIASGEDMEQLKMVGLRTVGYFLATTALAILIGLSLALLISPGNYISSELVQGTMGSDIPEVTEGTVTTPGIADVPGLVTNILPTNPLGSLVTGQMLQVVVFSIIIGLALVSMAPAQSKPLLDLLGSLQEVTMTVVRWSMLLAPLAVFGLISKFTLNLGLDALVGMLVYVGTVLLGLLLLLGVYLLIIFIISRKGPIDFLRSVRDVLLLAFSTSSSAVVMPLSIKTAEEKLGVRPSISQFVIPLGATINMNGTALYQSIAAVFLAQVFGVELGFGALLLVMVTVVGASIGTPSTPGVGIVILAMILGSVGIPTAGIALIIGVDRILDMSRTSVNVTGDLVTCAVMDKWVGGKKPAMLEKFEDSKLETKRQILGEDVIVNSDNPDES